In Williamsoniiplasma luminosum, the genomic stretch ATTATCTTTTAATTCACCTAAATCAGTGAATTTAATTAATTCTTTAATTTCTTTTTTATTATTTTCTACCTTTTTAAATTCTTCAATTGCAGTTTTTAGTCTATTATTTGCGTTATCCACTTGGTCTTGTTGATCACTTGTTAAATTTTTACCACGAACTTCTTGAGCTATGGCGATTCCACGTTCTAACATCGTAACAGCTAATTGAATTTTGTTGTCTCTTTCTTTTGCAAGTAAGGTTGTGGCTTCATTGATTGTTTTATCCAATTCAGCATAGTTTGCTGAACCATTATCAGCAGCATGGAATTTAATTAATGCTAATTGTAAATCATTGATTGCTTGATGAACTCTATGTTCTTGACTAATTCCTAAAATTGGATTTGCTATTCCGTTTGCTTTATCTAATGCTTGTTTTAACTCATTTTTTATATTAGTTGGTTTAAAATGTCCATCATCAAAAGCTTTTTTAGCAACTTCTATTTTTTTTATTAATTTATCAGTTGCTTTGTCTGCTTTTAAATCTTTACTTCCAGTAAATGTGTTGATTGCAGATTGTAAATCTGTAATCGCTTGAGTTAATACACCTTCGTTTTCTGTTTCATTTTCATAAACACTTAAAATTCCTTCAGCAAGGCCAATGGCTCTTCTTAATTTTAAATATTCATCAAAAGCTTTATCATTTTGTCCAAGAGCATTTGCTTGTTTTAACAAGGCTTCTAAGTCTTGTTGTGGTGTTTTATAAGAATTATCTACATCACTAGTGTTTATTGACATATTTTCTCCTTCTAAAACTAATTGTTCAATTGATTGTTGGTGTTCGTTTTCTAAAGCGTCTGCTTGCATACTATTGCTTAATTTTAGAGTGTTTTGATCTGGTTGGGGAGGTTCAATTCCTGGGGGAAGAGTTTCTGCATTTGGCGACATAATAAATGTAAATACTTCACTTCATAAATCATCTGCCACTTTATCAACATAATCTTGTTTATCAATCTCTCAATTTTCATCTACTGCTTGTTTTCGAATTCCTTCAGCTTTTATAATTTCATTTTTCAATTTCTCAAGTGCTGCTGGTTCTTTCCTATCATTTTCAGCCGCTTTTTTTGCTGAAGCAATATTCGCATCCAACATTCATGGATTGATTTTTTTAGTCCCAGCCTCATCAAAATCAATAATTGCCTTTTGTAATCTATAATAAGCAGCATCAATTTCAGTTTGTTTATGAGCTAAAGGATCAACTCCAATAACTCCTTTTGCAAATCCAATTTCTTGGTTAAAAGTAAATCATGCATCATCAAGTTTAGAACCTTGTGCATGTTCTTTTTCTGCCTTCTTAACCAACTCTTTTAACTCTTCTAAATCTGCTTTATTAAGTGTAAAGTTAACTGTTAAAGAACCATGGTATCTTCCTTGTCCTTGAACATCCACAGATCCAGTTCTTGGTTCACCATCCTCAGTTTGTAATGTATCAAAATCAATTTCTAGATCGTTTGCGCTTATTGTATAACCTGAATTTGCTTTTCGAATTCCTTCAATAATATAGCGCTTATCCAAGCCATCAATTGCCCCAATATTGGTTTCTAATTCGCTTAAACTGATAATTTTAACCCCACAACTAACAACAAGCAAAGTAGTGGGAACACTTAATGAAACAGCAGCTAATAGACTTAATAATTTTTTCATTTAAAGCATCCTTTCTCTTTCTCCAAAAATTTAAATTTTTGATTTGGGTTTGTTATTATTAGTTAAATTTGGGTTTATATTCATCTTGTCAAGCAATGGCCTCATTATCAAAACCTTTATAATCAATAACGTTTTGCATATTTCATTTAGATAAATCCTGATTAAATGCTTTTGCACGTTGAAACATATCGCCCATGTTTGTTAGTTTAACAGTGTTTCAATTTGAAATATTTTTATTAAAGGTTAGTGCACCACTAAACATAGCTATCATGTTTGTGACATTTGAAGTGTTTCACTGATTACCATTAGTTTTTAAATTCTGATTAAATGCATCTGCATATCGAAACATAGAAGCCATATTAACTATATTTTGTGTCTCTCATTTTGAAATATCTTGGTTAAACTTTGTTGCACCTTCAAATAACCTTTCTAAACTTTCAATGTTTGGACTGATAAAATCAGGAACTTTTTCAATAGTTGTC encodes the following:
- a CDS encoding BspA family leucine-rich repeat surface protein; this translates as MKKLLSLLAAVSLSVPTTLLVVSCGVKIISLSELETNIGAIDGLDKRYIIEGIRKANSGYTISANDLEIDFDTLQTEDGEPRTGSVDVQGQGRYHGSLTVNFTLNKADLEELKELVKKAEKEHAQGSKLDDAWFTFNQEIGFAKGVIGVDPLAHKQTEIDAAYYRLQKAIIDFDEAGTKKINPWMLDANIASAKKAAENDRKEPAALEKLKNEIIKAEGIRKQAVDENWEIDKQDYVDKVADDLWSEVFTFIMSPNAETLPPGIEPPQPDQNTLKLSNSMQADALENEHQQSIEQLVLEGENMSINTSDVDNSYKTPQQDLEALLKQANALGQNDKAFDEYLKLRRAIGLAEGILSVYENETENEGVLTQAITDLQSAINTFTGSKDLKADKATDKLIKKIEVAKKAFDDGHFKPTNIKNELKQALDKANGIANPILGISQEHRVHQAINDLQLALIKFHAADNGSANYAELDKTINEATTLLAKERDNKIQLAVTMLERGIAIAQEVRGKNLTSDQQDQVDNANNRLKTAIEEFKKVENNKKEIKELIKFTDLGELKDNDANSIKEAVILKNPRVSVRDFEVDPNSILETKATIKGIGDYKGVVEVTFILSLKDISIIKYELEQVVYKKPNSFWEAKDLEKEFVKDGFDIEGGISVSVTRTVNFPEIKIRSFVVTGNAELNKNDFKYEGQINIYQLLDRENQTKTVYIDPIYGIVWADSGFIQKEIIHIGWDKEGRSDNFSENLEILPSYISPKIKSLEGIAMSSKTFNGDISKWDTSNVTNMWGMFQDALSFNGDISNWDTSNVTNMDKMFNGALSFNQNLSGWNISNVTTYKLFDNNTPVWETKNKPKFPN